A section of the Streptomyces sp. V3I8 genome encodes:
- a CDS encoding LLM class flavin-dependent oxidoreductase, with the protein MSLRLSTVILPYLRWHEGGRSAWQRAEQLGFHTAFTYDHLAWRTFREGPWYGAVPTLTAAAGATDRMRLGTLVTSPNFRHPVTLAKELISLDDISGGRITLGIGAGGSGFDATTLLRTGEEPWTPRERADRFGEFVPLLDRLLTEDAVSYDGTFYSAREAYNIPGCVQRPRLPFAVAATGPRGLKLAAAHGQAWVTTGDPKLFEAGTPEQSVQALRGQVEKLTAACEAVGRDVRELDKILLTGFTPDRGRPLESLDAFVDFAGRHLELGFTDIVIHWPIPDSDFAADEKVFASIATEAVGQLG; encoded by the coding sequence ATGAGTCTGCGTCTGAGCACCGTGATCCTGCCGTACCTCCGCTGGCACGAGGGAGGGCGTTCCGCCTGGCAGCGCGCGGAACAGCTCGGGTTCCACACCGCCTTCACGTACGACCACCTGGCCTGGCGGACGTTCCGCGAAGGCCCCTGGTACGGCGCCGTGCCGACGCTGACCGCCGCCGCGGGCGCCACCGACCGCATGCGCCTCGGCACCCTGGTGACCTCCCCGAACTTCCGGCACCCGGTGACCCTCGCCAAGGAACTGATCTCGCTCGACGACATCTCCGGTGGCAGGATCACGCTGGGCATCGGCGCCGGCGGTTCCGGCTTCGACGCCACGACGCTGCTGCGCACCGGTGAGGAGCCGTGGACGCCGCGGGAGCGGGCCGACCGCTTCGGCGAGTTCGTACCGCTGCTCGACCGGCTGCTCACCGAGGACGCCGTGTCGTACGACGGAACGTTCTACTCGGCGCGCGAGGCCTACAACATCCCCGGCTGTGTCCAGCGGCCCCGGCTGCCCTTCGCCGTGGCCGCCACCGGGCCGCGCGGGCTGAAACTCGCCGCCGCGCACGGGCAGGCCTGGGTGACCACCGGCGACCCGAAGCTGTTCGAGGCGGGCACTCCGGAGCAGTCGGTGCAGGCCCTGCGGGGCCAGGTGGAGAAATTGACCGCCGCGTGCGAGGCGGTCGGCCGCGATGTGCGGGAGCTCGACAAGATCCTGCTCACCGGCTTCACCCCGGACCGCGGCCGTCCGCTGGAGTCCCTCGACGCGTTCGTCGACTTCGCGGGACGTCACCTGGAGCTCGGCTTCACGGACATCGTGATCCACTGGCCGATCCCGGACTCCGACTTCGCGGCGGACGAGAAGGTCTTCGCGTCCATCGCGACGGAAGCGGTCGGACAGCTGGGCTGA
- a CDS encoding HAD-IIB family hydrolase, whose amino-acid sequence MTSATRQPGIPASPLPPRLIATDLDGTLLGDDKSVSPRTVAALAAAEAAGIEVFFVTGRPARWMDVVSDHVHGHGLAICGNGAAVVDLHGGPGAHRFVKVRELARENALDAVRLLRDAAPGTLFAIEQTYGFYQEPEYPKLHLEAPDSLAPAEKLLAPDAPGADEPVLKILAYHHDIAPDDFLMTARLAIGDRADVTRSSPSALLEISGPGVSKASTLALCCAERGISHEEVVAFGDMPNDVEMLTWAGTSYAMGNAHPAVIAAASGRTAANTEDGVAVVIERILAERGAS is encoded by the coding sequence GTGACCTCAGCGACCCGACAGCCGGGGATTCCGGCCTCCCCCCTCCCGCCCCGCCTGATCGCCACGGATCTCGACGGCACCCTGCTGGGCGACGACAAGTCCGTCTCGCCGCGCACGGTGGCCGCCCTGGCCGCCGCCGAGGCCGCCGGCATCGAGGTCTTCTTCGTCACCGGGCGCCCGGCCCGCTGGATGGACGTCGTCAGCGATCACGTCCACGGCCACGGCCTCGCCATCTGCGGGAACGGCGCCGCCGTGGTCGACCTGCACGGCGGCCCCGGCGCCCACCGTTTCGTCAAGGTCCGGGAACTGGCGCGGGAGAACGCGCTGGACGCCGTACGGCTGCTGCGCGACGCCGCTCCGGGGACGCTCTTCGCCATCGAGCAGACGTACGGCTTCTACCAGGAGCCTGAGTACCCCAAGCTGCACCTGGAGGCGCCCGACAGCCTCGCGCCCGCCGAGAAACTCCTGGCGCCGGACGCCCCGGGTGCCGACGAACCGGTCCTCAAGATCCTCGCCTACCACCACGACATCGCCCCGGACGACTTCCTCATGACCGCCCGGCTGGCCATCGGCGACCGGGCCGATGTGACCCGGTCCAGTCCCAGCGCTCTGCTGGAGATCAGCGGCCCCGGTGTCTCCAAGGCGAGCACCCTCGCGCTGTGCTGCGCCGAGCGCGGTATCTCGCACGAGGAGGTCGTCGCCTTCGGCGACATGCCGAACGACGTGGAGATGCTCACCTGGGCGGGCACGTCGTACGCGATGGGCAACGCGCACCCCGCGGTGATCGCCGCGGCGTCCGGACGTACGGCCGCCAACACCGAGGACGGCGTGGCCGTCGTGATCGAGCGGATACTCGCGGAGCGCGGGGCGTCCTAG
- a CDS encoding M23 family metallopeptidase: MRSRRRSSLLVPVLLCAVAVLVAGPAAASGDADGSDGLSAEVVRLYEEASEATQRYEEGRRAAETQRGRARRLERLLDRERQDVEVLRGEVGRIARAQYRSGGGLPHAVRMLLARNPDELMRGQRAVRQVGLTVDHTVGRSRRAETRLAADEARAASAWQALDRRNGELAGIKREIERKLKKAQGALQGRADASVAAGACRGSVRLDQPRTAFTQPWIPPVETYALSAGFGSGGDRWANRHTGQDFAVDIGTPVRAAGAGRVVKVACGGPFGIEVVVRHAGGYYTQYAHLAAATVDQGERVSVGQWVGQSGTTGNSTGPHLHFEVRLTPQAGSAVDPREWLAERGVRL, translated from the coding sequence ATGCGCTCACGTCGTCGCTCCTCCCTGCTCGTCCCGGTGCTGCTGTGCGCGGTGGCCGTCCTGGTGGCGGGACCCGCGGCGGCTTCCGGGGACGCGGACGGTTCCGACGGGCTGAGCGCCGAGGTGGTGCGGCTGTACGAGGAGGCGTCGGAGGCGACGCAGCGGTACGAGGAGGGCCGTCGCGCGGCCGAGACGCAGCGGGGGCGGGCGCGGCGGCTGGAGCGGCTCCTCGACCGCGAGCGGCAGGACGTCGAGGTGCTGCGCGGGGAAGTCGGCCGTATCGCGCGCGCCCAGTACCGGAGCGGCGGCGGCCTTCCGCACGCCGTTCGGATGCTGCTCGCGCGCAATCCCGACGAGCTGATGCGCGGGCAGCGGGCCGTCCGGCAGGTCGGTCTGACGGTCGACCACACGGTCGGCAGGAGCCGTCGGGCCGAGACCCGGCTGGCCGCCGACGAGGCCAGGGCGGCGTCGGCATGGCAGGCGCTGGATCGGCGCAACGGCGAGCTCGCCGGGATCAAGCGGGAGATCGAGCGGAAACTGAAGAAGGCCCAGGGAGCGCTCCAGGGGCGGGCGGACGCCTCGGTGGCCGCCGGTGCGTGCCGGGGCTCCGTCCGGCTCGACCAGCCGCGTACGGCCTTCACACAGCCGTGGATCCCGCCGGTGGAGACGTACGCGCTCTCCGCCGGTTTCGGCAGCGGCGGTGACCGCTGGGCGAACCGGCACACCGGGCAGGACTTCGCGGTGGACATCGGCACGCCGGTGCGGGCGGCCGGCGCGGGACGGGTGGTGAAGGTGGCGTGCGGCGGCCCGTTCGGCATCGAGGTCGTGGTGAGGCACGCGGGGGGTTACTACACGCAGTACGCCCACCTGGCCGCCGCCACCGTGGACCAGGGGGAGCGGGTGTCCGTCGGGCAGTGGGTCGGCCAGTCGGGCACGACCGGCAACTCCACCGGGCCGCACCTGCACTTCGAGGTACGCCTGACCCCACAGGCCGGCTCGGCGGTCGATCCGCGGGAGTGGCTGGCCGAACGGGGGGTGCGGCTCTAG
- a CDS encoding GAF domain-containing sensor histidine kinase, with translation MSVEPGPGGTPNPDDVPRLLEAMRAVGSGLHLRSTLERICETAAELADARYAAVGLTAECEEGSAGHGPDGRPCEDPEGPPCEDPEGRQVRWIGRLPAGHEGPGGSPAPGFLRAPIRVRGERLGTLHLAEKRDGGPFGDHDLDMVRVLAREAGIALGNARLYEAAKRRERWIDGSVAVTTALLSGGDADEALQVVAEQARRLSDSMAALVLLPAAQGGLEIVAVASERPSRTLGLVVPPENAVAGHLLAGRAVFIEDAARDPRMHSDLARGYGPTLLLPLQSSGRVLGSLVMARAGDARPFTDVERTLATQFASQAALALMMAEAQRDRERLAVFEDRDRIARDLHDLVIQRLFATGMLLESAQRRSVLPEVRRGVGKAVDELDVTIQEIRTAVFALQQGPAEFPTGLRTRVLREINMAAVPLGFTPSHRFVGQVDTVVGELTAKNLIAALREALSNAFRHAGASRIDVTVDATARLADQRSGVRLTVADDGVGIPEGGRRSGLKNLSRRAESLGGDSWYGPGAGREGGGTSVVWEAPY, from the coding sequence ATGTCAGTCGAGCCGGGCCCCGGTGGCACTCCGAACCCAGACGATGTGCCGCGGCTGCTGGAGGCGATGCGGGCGGTGGGGAGCGGGCTGCACCTGCGGTCCACGCTGGAACGGATCTGCGAGACCGCGGCCGAGCTGGCGGACGCGCGCTACGCGGCGGTCGGACTGACGGCGGAGTGCGAGGAGGGCTCCGCCGGGCACGGACCCGACGGGCGACCGTGCGAGGACCCCGAAGGGCCGCCGTGCGAGGACCCCGAAGGGCGGCAGGTCCGCTGGATCGGACGGCTGCCGGCCGGGCACGAGGGACCCGGCGGATCACCGGCGCCCGGCTTCCTGCGGGCCCCCATCCGCGTGCGGGGCGAAAGGCTCGGCACCCTCCACCTCGCCGAGAAGCGCGACGGCGGACCGTTCGGCGACCACGACCTCGACATGGTGCGCGTACTGGCGCGGGAGGCGGGCATCGCCCTCGGGAACGCGCGGCTGTACGAGGCCGCCAAGCGGCGTGAACGCTGGATCGACGGATCCGTGGCCGTCACCACCGCGCTGCTCTCCGGAGGGGACGCCGACGAAGCCCTCCAGGTGGTCGCGGAACAGGCCCGCAGGCTCTCCGACTCGATGGCCGCACTGGTGCTGCTGCCCGCCGCGCAGGGCGGCCTGGAGATCGTTGCCGTCGCCTCCGAGCGGCCGTCGAGGACGCTGGGGCTGGTCGTGCCGCCCGAGAACGCGGTGGCCGGTCACCTCCTCGCGGGTCGGGCGGTCTTCATCGAGGACGCGGCCCGCGACCCCCGGATGCACTCCGACCTGGCCCGCGGTTACGGGCCGACCCTGCTCCTTCCCCTGCAGAGCAGCGGCCGGGTCCTCGGGAGCCTCGTCATGGCGCGGGCCGGGGATGCGCGCCCGTTCACGGACGTCGAGCGCACCCTGGCGACGCAGTTCGCCTCGCAGGCCGCGCTCGCGCTGATGATGGCCGAGGCCCAGCGGGACCGGGAGCGGCTCGCGGTCTTCGAGGACCGCGACCGGATCGCCCGTGACCTGCACGATCTCGTCATCCAGCGGCTGTTCGCCACCGGGATGCTGCTGGAGAGCGCACAGCGGCGGTCCGTCCTGCCCGAGGTGCGGCGGGGCGTCGGCAAGGCCGTCGACGAACTGGACGTCACGATCCAGGAGATCCGCACGGCCGTCTTCGCGCTCCAGCAGGGACCGGCGGAGTTCCCGACCGGACTGCGGACACGGGTACTGCGCGAGATCAACATGGCCGCCGTACCGCTCGGCTTCACCCCCTCGCACCGCTTCGTCGGCCAGGTCGACACGGTGGTCGGCGAACTCACGGCCAAGAACCTGATCGCGGCCCTGCGCGAAGCACTGTCCAACGCCTTCCGGCACGCGGGAGCCTCCCGTATCGACGTCACCGTGGACGCGACGGCACGGCTCGCGGACCAGCGGTCCGGCGTGCGCCTGACGGTCGCGGACGACGGCGTCGGCATCCCGGAAGGGGGCAGGCGCAGCGGGCTGAAGAACCTCAGTCGCCGGGCGGAGTCGCTCGGCGGGGACAGCTGGTACGGGCCGGGGGCCGGGCGGGAGGGCGGCGGTACGTCGGTGGTCTGGGAGGCGCCGTACTGA
- the cydD gene encoding thiol reductant ABC exporter subunit CydD, translating into MKPIDPRLLRYARATRFFLMTVVGLGVVGAGLVIAQAMLIAEVVVGAFQRGLTTGELRTPLLLLASVAIGRALVSWLTELAAHRASAAVKSELRGRLLERAGELGPGWLNGQRTGSLIALATRGVDALDDYFSRYLPQLGLAVVVPVAVLARIVTEDWVSAAIIVGTLPLIPVFMMLIGWVTQSQTDRQWHLLSRLSGHFLDVVAGLPTLKVFGRAKAQAESIRRITGEYRQATMRTLRIAFISSFALELLATLSVALVAVTIGMRLVHGEMELYDGLVVLILAPEAYLPLRQVGTQYHAAAEGLSAAEEIFSVLETPVRAPGTGAVPSSGELRFEGVTVRYPGRSADAVTDVSFAVRPGETVALVGPSGVGKTTLLNVLLGFVEPTAGRVGAGGVDLAEADIEEWRAQVAWVPQRPHLFAGSVAENVRLARPGADDAAVREALADAGALEFVDALPDGPDTVLGEDGAGLSAGQRQRLALARAFLADRPVLLLDEPTAALDGATEAQVVEAVRRLAVGRTVLLVVHRPALLAVADRVVRLRPVAPADRVAEPDGVDHAAGRTEPSYPDAVPVVPAAGGEEIPVLPAGRGGVLARVRAMAGPRRGRLALALLLGSLAIGSAVGLMATSGWLISRASQQPPVLYLMVAVTATRTFGIGRAVFRYAERLVSHDAVLRMLADTRVAVYRRLERLAPAGLRTTRRGDLLSRLVTDVDALQDYWLRWLLPTTAAAVVSAGSVGFTAWLLPEAGAALAVGLLAAGVGVPLVTGAVARRAERRLAPARGALATRVADLLTGTAELTVAGALPARTAEARRADADLTRITSRAATATALGDGLTALISGLTVTAAAFFAVRAVLDGRLGGVTTAVVVLTPLAAFEAVLGLPLAAQYRQRVRRSAERVYEVLDAPEPVREPERPEQAPGSPFPLVLKGMTARHGGQERDAVAGVDLVLERGRRTAVVGASGSGKTTLAQVLLRFLDPRGGTYTLGGVDAYGMDGDDVRRMVGLCAQDAHLFDSSVRENLLLARKEATDSDLRDVLRRVRLLDWADGLPDGLDMLIGEHGARLSGGQRQRLALARALLADFPVLVLDEPAEHLDLATADALTADLLAATEGRTTLMITHRLAGLEAVDEVIVLARGQVVQRGPFDELVRAQGPLREMSERESRTETSALMR; encoded by the coding sequence GTGAAACCGATCGACCCGCGACTCCTCCGCTACGCCCGCGCCACCCGCTTCTTCCTGATGACGGTCGTCGGCCTGGGGGTCGTGGGTGCGGGGCTGGTCATCGCCCAGGCCATGCTCATCGCCGAAGTGGTGGTCGGCGCCTTCCAGCGTGGGCTGACGACCGGTGAACTCCGTACGCCGCTCCTGCTGTTGGCGTCTGTGGCGATCGGCCGTGCCCTCGTCTCCTGGCTGACCGAACTCGCGGCACACCGGGCGAGCGCGGCGGTCAAGTCGGAGCTGCGGGGGAGGTTGCTGGAGCGGGCCGGCGAGCTGGGGCCGGGGTGGCTGAACGGGCAGCGGACGGGTTCACTGATCGCGCTCGCCACACGCGGGGTGGACGCCCTGGACGACTACTTCTCGCGCTACCTGCCGCAGCTGGGGCTCGCAGTGGTCGTGCCCGTCGCCGTGCTCGCCCGGATCGTCACCGAGGACTGGGTGTCGGCGGCGATCATCGTGGGCACCCTGCCGCTCATCCCGGTCTTCATGATGCTCATCGGCTGGGTCACGCAGTCCCAGACGGACCGGCAGTGGCACCTGCTGTCCCGGCTCTCGGGGCACTTCCTGGACGTGGTCGCGGGGCTGCCCACCCTCAAGGTGTTCGGACGCGCCAAGGCGCAGGCCGAGTCCATCCGGCGGATCACCGGTGAGTACCGGCAGGCGACCATGCGGACCCTGCGGATCGCCTTCATCTCGTCCTTCGCGCTGGAACTGCTCGCCACGCTCTCGGTCGCCCTGGTCGCAGTGACCATCGGGATGCGGCTCGTCCACGGTGAGATGGAGCTGTACGACGGTCTGGTCGTGCTGATCCTCGCCCCCGAGGCGTATCTGCCGCTGCGCCAGGTCGGGACGCAGTACCACGCGGCGGCGGAAGGGCTGTCGGCCGCCGAGGAGATCTTCTCGGTCCTGGAGACGCCCGTGCGGGCGCCCGGGACCGGTGCCGTGCCCTCCTCCGGCGAGCTGCGCTTCGAAGGCGTGACGGTCCGGTATCCCGGGCGTTCGGCCGACGCGGTGACGGACGTGTCCTTCGCGGTCCGGCCCGGGGAGACGGTGGCCCTGGTCGGCCCCAGCGGCGTGGGCAAGACGACCCTCCTGAACGTGCTGCTGGGGTTCGTCGAACCCACGGCGGGTCGGGTCGGCGCCGGTGGGGTCGATCTCGCGGAAGCCGATATCGAGGAGTGGCGTGCGCAGGTCGCCTGGGTACCGCAGCGGCCCCACCTGTTCGCCGGGTCCGTCGCCGAGAACGTACGACTGGCACGGCCCGGGGCGGACGACGCGGCGGTGCGGGAGGCGCTGGCCGACGCCGGTGCCCTGGAGTTCGTGGACGCGCTGCCGGACGGGCCGGACACGGTTCTCGGTGAGGACGGTGCCGGGCTGTCCGCGGGGCAGCGGCAACGGCTCGCCCTGGCACGGGCCTTCCTCGCGGACCGGCCGGTGCTGCTGCTGGACGAACCGACCGCCGCGCTGGACGGGGCGACCGAGGCGCAGGTCGTGGAGGCGGTCCGGCGGCTGGCCGTCGGACGGACCGTGCTCCTGGTCGTCCACCGGCCCGCCCTGCTGGCCGTGGCGGACCGGGTGGTGCGTCTGCGACCGGTGGCTCCGGCGGACCGCGTCGCAGAGCCCGACGGTGTGGACCACGCCGCGGGCCGCACGGAACCCTCTTACCCCGACGCGGTGCCCGTGGTACCGGCGGCGGGCGGGGAAGAGATCCCCGTGCTCCCCGCAGGGCGGGGCGGGGTGCTCGCGCGCGTACGGGCCATGGCGGGGCCCCGCCGTGGACGGCTGGCGCTGGCGCTGCTCCTCGGCAGTCTCGCGATCGGGAGCGCCGTCGGCCTCATGGCCACCTCGGGCTGGCTGATCTCCAGGGCCTCGCAGCAGCCGCCCGTCCTCTATCTGATGGTCGCCGTGACGGCCACGCGGACGTTCGGCATCGGGCGGGCCGTCTTCCGGTACGCCGAACGGCTGGTGTCGCACGACGCCGTGCTGCGGATGCTCGCCGACACCAGGGTCGCCGTGTACCGGCGCCTCGAGCGGCTGGCGCCCGCCGGACTGCGTACCACCCGGCGCGGTGACCTGCTGTCGCGGCTCGTCACCGACGTCGACGCGCTGCAGGACTACTGGCTGCGCTGGCTGCTGCCCACCACAGCGGCGGCCGTCGTCTCCGCCGGCTCGGTCGGGTTCACGGCCTGGCTGCTGCCCGAGGCCGGCGCCGCCCTCGCCGTCGGGCTGCTCGCCGCCGGCGTGGGCGTTCCGCTGGTGACCGGCGCCGTCGCGCGCCGTGCCGAGCGCCGGCTGGCACCGGCACGGGGTGCGCTCGCGACCCGCGTGGCCGATCTCCTCACCGGAACCGCCGAACTGACGGTCGCGGGCGCGCTGCCCGCCCGTACCGCCGAAGCACGGCGGGCCGACGCGGACCTCACCCGCATCACCTCGCGCGCGGCCACCGCCACCGCCCTCGGTGACGGGCTCACCGCGCTGATCTCCGGGCTCACCGTCACGGCCGCCGCGTTCTTCGCCGTCCGGGCGGTCCTCGACGGCCGCCTCGGCGGTGTGACGACCGCTGTCGTCGTCCTCACACCCCTGGCCGCGTTCGAAGCCGTCCTCGGGCTGCCCCTCGCGGCCCAGTACCGGCAGCGGGTGCGCAGGAGCGCGGAGCGCGTGTACGAGGTCCTGGACGCGCCCGAGCCCGTACGGGAACCGGAGCGGCCCGAGCAGGCCCCCGGGTCGCCGTTCCCGCTCGTGCTGAAGGGCATGACGGCCCGGCACGGGGGCCAGGAGCGGGACGCGGTCGCCGGGGTGGACCTGGTGCTCGAACGAGGGCGCCGGACCGCGGTCGTCGGCGCGTCCGGATCGGGCAAGACGACGCTGGCACAGGTCCTGCTGCGGTTCCTCGACCCGCGCGGGGGGACGTACACCTTGGGCGGTGTGGACGCGTACGGCATGGACGGTGACGACGTGCGGCGCATGGTGGGCCTCTGCGCGCAGGACGCCCACCTCTTCGACAGTTCGGTGCGCGAGAACCTGCTGCTCGCCCGGAAGGAAGCCACCGACTCCGACCTGCGGGACGTGCTGCGACGGGTGCGGCTGCTCGACTGGGCCGACGGGCTGCCCGACGGACTCGACATGCTGATCGGGGAACACGGCGCGCGGCTGTCCGGGGGACAGCGGCAGCGGCTGGCGCTGGCCCGTGCCCTGCTCGCGGACTTCCCCGTGCTCGTTCTCGACGAGCCCGCGGAACACCTCGACCTCGCGACCGCCGACGCCCTCACCGCCGACCTGCTGGCCGCGACCGAGGGACGCACGACGCTGATGATCACGCACCGGCTGGCGGGGCTGGAAGCGGTGGACGAGGTGATCGTCCTGGCCCGGGGGCAGGTGGTGCAGCGAGGGCCCTTCGACGAACTGGTGCGTGCGCAGGGGCCGCTGCGGGAGATGTCCGAGCGGGAGAGCCGGACGGAGACATCGGCTCTCATGCGCTGA
- the cydB gene encoding cytochrome d ubiquinol oxidase subunit II → MELHDVWFVLIAVLWTGYFFLEGFDFGIGVLTKLLARNRTEKRVLINTIGPVWDGNEVWLLSAGGATFAAFPEWYATLFSGFYLPLLLILICLILRGVAFEYRAKRPEEQWQRNWENAIFWTSLLPAFLWGVAFGNIVRGVKIDQDMEYVGSLWDLLNPYALLGGLVTLTLFTFHGAVFAALKTVGDIRIRARKAALGLGLVTAVLALVFLLWTQAENGDGKSLAALVVAVIALVAAIGANQAGREGWAFALSGLTIVAAVAMLFLTLFPNVMPSSLNDEWSLTVTNASSSPYTLKIMTWCAVIATPVVMLYQAWTYWVFRKRIGTQHIAEAAH, encoded by the coding sequence ATGGAACTTCACGACGTCTGGTTCGTCCTCATCGCCGTCCTGTGGACCGGCTACTTCTTCCTGGAGGGCTTCGACTTCGGGATCGGTGTTCTCACCAAGCTGCTCGCCCGTAACCGGACCGAGAAGCGGGTGCTGATCAACACCATCGGGCCGGTCTGGGACGGTAACGAGGTGTGGCTGCTCTCGGCGGGCGGTGCCACCTTCGCCGCCTTCCCCGAGTGGTACGCCACCCTCTTCTCCGGCTTCTACCTGCCCCTGCTGCTCATCCTGATCTGTCTGATCCTGCGCGGAGTCGCCTTCGAGTACCGGGCCAAGCGGCCCGAGGAGCAGTGGCAGCGCAACTGGGAGAACGCGATCTTCTGGACCTCGCTGCTCCCGGCCTTCCTGTGGGGTGTGGCCTTCGGCAACATCGTGCGGGGCGTGAAGATAGACCAGGACATGGAGTACGTGGGTTCCCTCTGGGACCTGCTCAACCCGTACGCCCTCCTGGGCGGTCTGGTGACACTGACGCTGTTCACCTTCCACGGGGCGGTGTTCGCGGCGCTCAAGACCGTCGGTGACATCCGGATACGGGCGCGGAAGGCGGCACTCGGGCTCGGACTGGTGACGGCTGTCCTCGCGCTGGTCTTCCTGCTCTGGACCCAGGCCGAGAACGGCGACGGCAAGAGCCTGGCCGCACTGGTCGTGGCGGTGATCGCGCTCGTCGCGGCGATCGGGGCGAACCAGGCAGGCCGTGAAGGCTGGGCCTTCGCGCTGTCGGGCCTCACCATCGTCGCCGCGGTCGCGATGCTCTTCCTGACGCTCTTCCCGAACGTCATGCCGTCCTCGCTCAACGACGAGTGGAGCCTCACGGTCACCAACGCCTCGTCGAGCCCGTACACGCTGAAGATCATGACCTGGTGTGCGGTGATCGCGACACCGGTGGTGATGCTCTACCAGGCCTGGACGTACTGGGTCTTCCGCAAGCGGATCGGTACGCAGCACATCGCCGAAGCCGCACACTGA